In the genome of Aquicella lusitana, one region contains:
- a CDS encoding sigma-70 family RNA polymerase sigma factor yields the protein MQSITMYEKNSDVVLEQFVLNHLDLVKKIATQIKRKLPSHIEFDDLLQSGLIGLLEARKNYNPEMGASFETYATIRIRGAIIDSLRKNSWISRDIIKKMKKVSDAINKIEKRNKQQATLENIIMELNITHEEYFKISQEINMFYVANLADKHVEHSLADDSNDPERIAQKDAVKTQLKEILKLLPEKEQLVLSLYYVEELTFKQIGEVLELTEARISQLHSIAIARIRAKMRSE from the coding sequence ATGCAAAGCATAACAATGTACGAGAAAAATTCAGATGTCGTTTTAGAACAGTTTGTTCTAAACCACCTGGATTTGGTAAAAAAGATAGCAACCCAAATCAAGCGCAAGTTACCATCGCATATTGAGTTTGACGATTTATTACAGTCTGGATTGATTGGTTTGCTTGAAGCTCGGAAAAATTATAACCCTGAAATGGGAGCTAGTTTTGAAACATACGCCACTATCAGAATACGGGGAGCAATAATTGATTCATTAAGGAAAAATTCTTGGATTAGCCGCGACATTATTAAAAAAATGAAAAAGGTTTCTGATGCAATAAACAAAATTGAAAAAAGAAACAAGCAGCAGGCGACACTTGAAAATATTATAATGGAATTGAATATAACCCATGAAGAGTATTTCAAGATATCCCAAGAAATCAATATGTTTTATGTCGCAAATCTTGCCGACAAGCATGTTGAGCATAGTTTAGCTGATGATTCGAATGATCCTGAACGAATTGCGCAAAAAGACGCTGTAAAGACCCAGCTCAAGGAAATTCTTAAACTGCTTCCTGAAAAGGAACAGCTAGTTTTATCGCTTTATTATGTTGAAGAGCTCACTTTTAAACAGATTGGGGAAGTGCTTGAATTAACAGAAGCACGCATATCTCAATTACATAGCATCGCCATCGCAAGGATCCGTGCAAAAATGCGTTCAGAATAA
- a CDS encoding HAD family hydrolase, whose amino-acid sequence MDKVTQVRLQSMMQMSDKVRANDLLKLLEHFKDKIKVLSLDCFDTLIWRKTASPKDVFFDLQQRHFFQSMGFNASLRISAEGKSRQLSALKGKGGEVKLKDIYADGFHELTQEQINDLVKDELLSEKNACFAFPPVIELLKAARKTGIKVIIVSDTYFEEYQLKEMLSFFLPKDALEIIDKIFCSCEVGRSKTSGIFYDVIQYTRCSPEQILHIGDNPVADYLMPKAFKINAFHFIHQDDCIKDLIRLQDTAAKIIDPSINSVKPLYSPFRCVFSLQSFSKTNPEKFIGYASLGPIMYSFAHFLCNEVTKLKEKNKNPKVLFLMRDAYLPSMACETYLGSEIGKRVRISRFASYAASFMTPDDIDSYLIEIGATNRFHDVARQLLLPEKVYDPIIRVAEHSKNPASEFMKLIRRKDIVKIILAKSEQYRSRLIKHLDKQVGLEKGSTLVLVDLGYSGTAQRRLTPVFKALGIDVVGRYLLSLRVPGWEANRCGLIDPSWCDDNAMLTIVFYITLLEQLCTSNERSVIDYDENGDAIYSDIIMGDQQHQKLINIQSSCIQFVKDAIEFFRLANMTLSNDMLRQTAMTELCRMIFLPTEWELDYLKTFQAEMNLGTTDILRVFDPEQGLLGLRKRGMFYMEKPSKLTRTNYPAELRTAGIEFVLSLIAQHRFGLDLKLKDMVLRKEPIQVMFQQGTEVYKTPTEAVATHDGFFSVWLPANLKTFILLGERYEWIQIESAEFITMDAFVNQNEAQNTMDAFNFINFDQIENKGNNLYKLTSSTSSISFNPIPSANANEYVFRIVYRPIIKRADHIANPSETIQSQQMGVQASHSIC is encoded by the coding sequence ATGGACAAAGTAACACAAGTTAGATTGCAAAGCATGATGCAAATGTCAGATAAAGTAAGAGCAAACGATCTTCTTAAGTTGTTAGAGCATTTTAAAGACAAAATCAAGGTTTTGTCTTTAGACTGTTTTGATACTTTAATTTGGCGTAAAACAGCATCGCCAAAAGACGTTTTTTTTGATTTGCAGCAAAGACATTTCTTTCAATCAATGGGATTTAACGCTTCATTGCGTATTAGCGCAGAAGGTAAATCTAGACAACTTTCGGCGTTAAAAGGCAAGGGCGGTGAAGTAAAATTAAAAGATATTTATGCTGATGGTTTTCATGAACTAACTCAAGAACAGATTAATGATCTAGTAAAAGACGAATTACTATCCGAAAAAAATGCTTGTTTTGCATTTCCTCCTGTCATTGAATTACTGAAAGCGGCAAGAAAGACAGGGATTAAAGTTATTATTGTTAGCGACACTTATTTTGAAGAATATCAACTTAAAGAAATGCTATCATTCTTTTTGCCAAAAGACGCGTTAGAAATAATTGACAAGATATTTTGTTCATGTGAAGTGGGAAGATCTAAAACATCAGGTATATTTTATGATGTGATTCAGTATACTCGATGTTCGCCAGAACAGATATTGCATATAGGTGATAATCCGGTTGCCGACTACCTTATGCCTAAGGCATTTAAAATCAATGCATTTCATTTTATTCACCAGGATGATTGCATTAAAGACTTAATTCGACTTCAAGACACAGCAGCTAAAATAATTGACCCGAGTATAAATTCAGTAAAACCATTATATTCCCCTTTTCGTTGTGTATTTTCATTGCAATCCTTTAGTAAAACAAACCCTGAAAAATTTATTGGCTATGCGTCGCTTGGCCCGATTATGTATTCATTTGCACATTTTCTGTGCAATGAAGTCACAAAGCTAAAAGAGAAAAACAAGAATCCTAAGGTATTATTTTTAATGCGGGATGCCTATTTGCCTTCTATGGCATGTGAGACTTATCTCGGTAGCGAGATAGGGAAGCGGGTTCGAATTAGCCGTTTTGCTTCATATGCGGCATCATTTATGACACCTGATGATATTGATAGTTACCTCATTGAGATTGGAGCCACAAATCGGTTTCATGACGTAGCTAGGCAGCTGCTTTTACCAGAAAAAGTTTATGATCCTATTATTAGAGTGGCGGAGCACAGTAAAAACCCTGCATCTGAATTTATGAAGCTCATCCGCAGAAAAGATATTGTTAAAATTATTCTCGCTAAATCAGAACAATATCGATCAAGATTAATTAAGCATCTTGACAAGCAGGTTGGCCTTGAAAAAGGCAGCACACTGGTTCTGGTGGATTTAGGCTATAGTGGCACGGCACAACGGCGGCTCACACCCGTTTTCAAAGCATTAGGAATTGACGTGGTAGGGCGTTATTTGCTTTCTCTGCGTGTCCCGGGCTGGGAAGCAAATCGTTGTGGTTTAATCGACCCATCATGGTGTGATGATAATGCAATGTTAACAATCGTATTTTATATTACGTTGCTTGAGCAACTTTGTACTTCGAATGAAAGAAGTGTGATTGACTATGACGAAAACGGAGATGCAATTTATTCAGATATTATCATGGGTGACCAGCAACATCAAAAATTAATTAACATTCAATCTTCATGCATCCAGTTTGTAAAGGATGCGATCGAATTTTTCAGACTGGCTAATATGACTCTTTCAAATGATATGCTTCGCCAAACAGCAATGACCGAGTTGTGCAGAATGATATTCCTACCGACAGAATGGGAGCTTGATTACCTAAAGACATTCCAAGCGGAAATGAACCTGGGAACGACGGATATTTTACGCGTATTTGACCCAGAACAAGGCCTTTTAGGATTACGCAAACGTGGTATGTTTTACATGGAAAAACCATCTAAGTTAACCCGCACAAATTATCCTGCAGAGTTGAGAACAGCCGGCATTGAATTTGTTTTGTCCTTAATTGCACAGCATCGTTTTGGTCTTGATTTAAAATTAAAGGACATGGTTTTAAGAAAGGAACCCATTCAAGTAATGTTTCAACAGGGTACAGAAGTTTATAAAACACCAACCGAAGCCGTAGCAACCCACGATGGTTTTTTCTCAGTATGGCTACCTGCCAACCTTAAGACATTTATTTTGCTTGGCGAGCGATACGAATGGATTCAAATAGAAAGCGCTGAATTTATCACGATGGATGCCTTTGTGAACCAGAATGAAGCGCAAAATACTATGGACGCATTTAATTTTATTAACTTTGATCAAATTGAAAACAAAGGTAATAATTTATATAAATTAACTTCATCAACAAGTTCAATTAGCTTCAATCCTATACCAAGTGCAAATGCCAATGAATATGTGTTCCGTATTGTCTATAGACCAATAATCAAGCGAGCTGATCATATTGCGAATCCAAGTGAAACCATTCAATCGCAGCAAATGGGAGTTCAAGCTAGCCATTCTATATGTTAA